One Gloeobacter morelensis MG652769 DNA window includes the following coding sequences:
- a CDS encoding 30S ribosomal protein S1 has protein sequence MELGTPAPTATDIGFTREDFERLLSQYDYRFNPGDIVKGTVFSLEPRGALIDIGAKTAAYLPLQEMSINRVDDPTEVLGEGDTLDFFILSDENEEGQLTLSIRRIEYMKAWERVRKLQSEDQTVRAKIFAVNRGGALVRIEGLRGFIPGSHLSTREPKEELIGEELPLKFLEVDEERNRLVLSHRRALVERRMNKLEAGQVVIGRVRGIKPYGAFIDIGGVSGLLHISEISHDHIETPHSVFNVGDEVKVMVIDLDAERGRISLSTKQLEETPGAMTQDKQAVFDNAEVMAEKYRARMAAEAAGSEPVEEFDEAVVAAID, from the coding sequence ATGGAACTTGGCACCCCAGCCCCGACTGCAACGGACATCGGCTTTACCCGCGAAGACTTCGAACGGTTGCTCTCCCAGTACGACTACCGCTTTAATCCCGGAGACATCGTCAAAGGCACGGTGTTCAGCCTGGAGCCCCGGGGGGCGCTCATCGACATCGGCGCCAAGACCGCCGCTTACCTGCCTTTGCAGGAGATGTCCATCAACCGCGTCGACGACCCGACCGAGGTGCTGGGAGAAGGGGATACCCTCGACTTTTTCATCCTCTCCGACGAGAACGAAGAGGGTCAGCTGACCCTCTCCATCCGCCGCATCGAGTATATGAAGGCTTGGGAGCGGGTGCGCAAGCTCCAGTCCGAAGACCAGACCGTGCGTGCGAAGATCTTCGCGGTCAACCGCGGCGGGGCGTTGGTGCGCATCGAGGGCCTGCGCGGGTTCATCCCGGGTTCTCACCTGTCCACGCGCGAACCGAAAGAAGAACTGATTGGCGAAGAGCTGCCTTTGAAGTTCCTCGAAGTGGACGAGGAGCGCAACCGCCTGGTGCTCTCGCACCGCCGGGCGCTGGTGGAGCGCCGCATGAACAAGCTGGAAGCGGGTCAGGTGGTGATCGGCCGGGTGCGGGGGATCAAGCCCTACGGTGCCTTTATCGACATCGGCGGGGTGTCGGGTCTGTTGCACATCAGCGAGATTTCCCACGATCACATCGAAACGCCACACTCGGTGTTCAATGTCGGGGATGAAGTCAAGGTGATGGTGATCGATCTCGACGCGGAGCGCGGTCGCATTTCGCTTTCGACCAAGCAGCTCGAGGAGACACCCGGGGCGATGACCCAGGACAAGCAGGCGGTCTTCGACAATGCCGAAGTGATGGCCGAAAAATACCGCGCCCGCATGGCGGCGGAGGCGGCCGGCAGCGAACCGGTCGAGGAGTTTGACGAAGCGGTGGTCGCCGCCATCGACTGA
- a CDS encoding ISAs1 family transposase — MCTTYNPSSEPHPAIQIVHAYLVERGWIVGHQQVGQKSNEVKALPELIEQLKLKGVVFTFDAINTQKNCEIIVASENHYIAALKDNQPKLLERVRENFQVEEQWEKALLSSR; from the coding sequence CTGTGTACAACATATAACCCTAGCAGTGAGCCTCACCCTGCCATTCAGATCGTTCATGCCTATCTGGTCGAACGCGGCTGGATAGTTGGTCATCAGCAGGTGGGCCAAAAAAGTAACGAAGTTAAAGCCTTGCCCGAGCTGATAGAGCAGTTGAAGTTGAAGGGAGTGGTGTTCACTTTCGACGCCATCAACACTCAAAAAAACTGCGAAATTATCGTGGCAAGCGAAAATCACTACATCGCCGCGCTCAAGGACAACCAGCCAAAGCTGTTAGAGCGGGTACGGGAGAACTTTCAGGTTGAAGAGCAATGGGAAAAAGCCCTCCTGAGTTCAAGGTGA
- a CDS encoding helix-turn-helix domain-containing protein — translation MPHKIHLSADEDLALLALSQNSTVPSRVRQRAEALRLSARDWTVPRIAEFFHCHQQTIRETFQRWWDGGIEGLYEAPGRGGKSRCTQEDLACLEKRILEDEQTYNARQLSELLLAERGVSMSAVPLRRALKKMATSGNAHAKVLVERIQSSGRRGKNSSTSSKRRQKMVSSD, via the coding sequence ATGCCTCATAAGATCCATCTCTCTGCCGATGAAGACCTGGCCTTGCTCGCACTTTCTCAGAACAGTACGGTACCGTCTCGGGTTCGACAGCGGGCTGAAGCCCTCAGATTGTCCGCAAGAGATTGGACGGTACCTCGCATCGCAGAATTCTTCCATTGCCATCAGCAGACGATACGTGAGACGTTTCAGCGTTGGTGGGATGGTGGCATTGAAGGTCTTTATGAAGCTCCCGGTCGTGGCGGGAAATCAAGATGCACGCAAGAGGACTTGGCCTGTCTTGAGAAGCGCATTCTCGAAGACGAGCAAACGTACAACGCTCGGCAGTTGTCCGAGTTGCTTTTGGCGGAGCGCGGGGTCAGTATGTCCGCGGTGCCGCTGCGCAGGGCGCTAAAAAAAATGGCTACGTCTGGAAACGCACACGCAAAAGTCCTGGTGGAGCGGATCCAAAGCTCCGGCAGGAGAGGCAAAAACAGCTCGACGAGCTCAAAGCGTCGGCAGAAGATGGTTTCATCCGATTAA
- a CDS encoding esterase/lipase family protein, with protein METNLPTIILPGYFGSAGEYAQLARAIEKAGFPAAVVPIQWYGWIPTLGDRPMTPVLKLLKDSIDRALARYAADRVNLVGHSAGGWIARLLLGDKEYGRRTWNYRDRVASLITLGTPHLSQEKYTVKNMGFVNSTYPGAFYGDAVRYVCVAGKAVYGERGSFWQNFTYQSYELTIGRGDCWGDGITPVEAAHLEGATNLTLEGVFHSPRGGRYWYGSAEPLRAWMPYLI; from the coding sequence ATGGAAACCAATCTCCCGACAATCATTTTGCCCGGCTATTTCGGTTCTGCCGGAGAATACGCCCAACTCGCCCGCGCTATCGAAAAAGCAGGTTTTCCGGCTGCGGTGGTACCGATTCAGTGGTACGGGTGGATCCCCACCCTGGGAGATCGGCCGATGACGCCGGTGCTCAAGTTGCTCAAAGACAGTATCGACCGGGCGCTGGCTCGTTATGCTGCCGACCGGGTCAATCTGGTCGGCCATTCGGCAGGAGGCTGGATCGCCCGGTTGCTGTTAGGGGACAAAGAGTACGGGCGGCGCACCTGGAACTATCGAGACCGGGTGGCAAGCCTGATCACCCTGGGCACCCCCCACTTGAGCCAAGAAAAATACACCGTCAAGAACATGGGTTTTGTCAATTCCACCTACCCGGGGGCGTTCTACGGCGATGCGGTGCGCTACGTGTGCGTGGCGGGCAAAGCCGTCTACGGCGAGCGCGGTTCGTTCTGGCAGAATTTCACCTACCAAAGCTACGAGCTGACCATCGGTCGGGGCGATTGCTGGGGAGATGGGATCACCCCGGTGGAGGCAGCCCACCTCGAAGGGGCCACCAATCTGACTCTTGAGGGGGTCTTTCACTCTCCGCGCGGCGGGCGCTACTGGTACGGCTCGGCGGAGCCGCTGCGCGCCTGGATGCCGTACCTTATCTGA